The proteins below come from a single Salvelinus alpinus chromosome 18, SLU_Salpinus.1, whole genome shotgun sequence genomic window:
- the LOC139543904 gene encoding SWI/SNF-related matrix-associated actin-dependent regulator of chromatin subfamily A containing DEAD/H box 1B-like isoform X1 encodes MMQDVTQVVERDKGFQKQPEILNSKFQLKPYQLIGQNWLTLLYQNNLSGILTDEMGLGEDHPGHLFSVFLLKQGTTKLRHIVKIPRYHGNRVNCTNARLSRLQSAISSFFIHNRRLYGSVEDRRFLRYDILHKWVDYNIIISRQVASAADVDPSAEQPPGAHVTAQLHHAQYVLQQHCTACQHVCHEIYRGAEQL; translated from the exons ATGATGCAGGACGTGACTCAAGTGGTGGAGAGGGACAAGGGCTTCCAGAAACAGCCTGAGATCCTCAACAGCAA GTTCCAGTTGAAGCCTTATCAGCTAATTGGTCAAAATTGGCTGACTCTGCTATACCAGAACAACCTGAGTGGAATCCTTACTGATGAAATG GGTTTGGGGGAAGACCATCCAGGCCATCTCTTTTCTGTTTTCTTGTTAAAGCAAGGAACAACAAAGTTACGTCACATTGTAAAGATTCCACGTTACCATGGAAACAGAGTCAACTGCACGAATGCCCGGCTGTCCCGTCTTCAATCAGCTATTAGTTCGTTCTTCATCCATAATCGTCGGTTATATG ggtctGTGGAGGATCGCAGGTTCCTTCGATATGATATTCTCCACAAATGGGtcgactacaacataataatttCCC GCCAAGTAGCATCTGCTGCTGACGTGGACCCCAGTGCAGAACAACCTCCTGGAGCTCATGTCACTGCTCAACTTCATCATGCCCAATATGTTCTCCAGCAGCACTGCACAGCTTGCCAACATGTTTGTCATG AAATCTACAGAGGAGCAGAGCAGCTTTGA
- the LOC139543904 gene encoding SWI/SNF-related matrix-associated actin-dependent regulator of chromatin subfamily A containing DEAD/H box 1 homolog isoform X2 translates to MMQDVTQVVERDKGFQKQPEILNSKFQLKPYQLIGQNWLTLLYQNNLSGILTDEMGLGEDHPGHLFSVFLLKQGTTKLRHIVKIPRYHGNRVNCTNARLSRLQSAISSFFIHNRRLYGQVASAADVDPSAEQPPGAHVTAQLHHAQYVLQQHCTACQHVCHEIYRGAEQL, encoded by the exons ATGATGCAGGACGTGACTCAAGTGGTGGAGAGGGACAAGGGCTTCCAGAAACAGCCTGAGATCCTCAACAGCAA GTTCCAGTTGAAGCCTTATCAGCTAATTGGTCAAAATTGGCTGACTCTGCTATACCAGAACAACCTGAGTGGAATCCTTACTGATGAAATG GGTTTGGGGGAAGACCATCCAGGCCATCTCTTTTCTGTTTTCTTGTTAAAGCAAGGAACAACAAAGTTACGTCACATTGTAAAGATTCCACGTTACCATGGAAACAGAGTCAACTGCACGAATGCCCGGCTGTCCCGTCTTCAATCAGCTATTAGTTCGTTCTTCATCCATAATCGTCGGTTATATG GCCAAGTAGCATCTGCTGCTGACGTGGACCCCAGTGCAGAACAACCTCCTGGAGCTCATGTCACTGCTCAACTTCATCATGCCCAATATGTTCTCCAGCAGCACTGCACAGCTTGCCAACATGTTTGTCATG AAATCTACAGAGGAGCAGAGCAGCTTTGA
- the LOC139543903 gene encoding small conductance calcium-activated potassium channel protein 2-like isoform X1 yields the protein METPLQLQNDFLQEQQFQHRCKYQHYCGREERLTKERNQCCTCNNCTCDARKSLVFRGTSPNTQGTLRTPSVTYSRQGSQFSVCEFTPSSHGSSSRHHYHQQCHNRQWGSPSSSHRDSNSYNEIAMSSCRYNGGVMRPLSNLSSSRRNLHEFDSESQPLQPISTADASDTLASKPENNSTTLMPYASGDGGGGCNNSGSKSGKKKNQNIGQKLGHRRALFEKRKRLSDYALIFGMFGIVVMVIETELSWGAYGKESLYSLALKCLISLSTIILLGLIIIYHAREIQLFMVDNAADDWRIAMTYERIFFICLEILVCAIHPIPGNYTFTWTARLAFSYTPSKTDADVDIILSIPMFLRLYLIARVMLLHSKLFTDASSRSIGALNKINFNTRFVMKTLMTICPGTVLLVFTISLWIIAAWTVRACERYHDNMDITSNFLGAMWLISITFLTIGYGDMVPNTYCGKGVCLLTGIMGAGCTALVVAVVAKKLELTKAEKHVHNFMMDTQLTKRVKNTAANVLRETWLIYKNTKLVRKMDHARVRKHQRKFLQAIHQLRTSCMT from the exons ATGGAAACCCCTTTGCAGTTGCAGAACGATTTCCTTCAAGAGCAGCAGTTCCAGCATCGCTGTAAGTACCAGCACTACTGCGGACGAGAGGAACGGCTCACGAAGGAGCGCAACCAATGCTGCACCTGTAATAACTGTACATGTGATGCAAGAAAAAGCCTAGTTTTTCGCGGGACGTCGCCGAACACTCAAGGAACTTTAAGGACGCCATCCGTAACCTATTCGAGGCAAGGTTCTCAGTTTAGCGTCTGTGAGTTCACGCCCTCCAGTCATGGTAGTTCATCCAGACATCATTACCATCAGCAGTGCCACAATCGGCAGTGGGGCAGCCCGAGCAGCAGCCACAGAGACAGTAACTCGTATAACGAAATAGCCATGAGTAGCTGCAGATACAACGGCGGCGTTATGCGACCGCTGAGCAACTTGAGCTCGTCCCGCAGAAACCTACACGAGTTTGATTCCGAATCCCAGCCTTTACAACCAATCTCTACCGCAGATGCGTCGGACACCCTAGCCTCTAAACCGGAGAACAATTCCACCACCCTAATGCCTTACGCATCGGGAGACGGAGGGGGTGGATGTAACAACAGTGGCAGCAAATCGGGTAAAAAGAAGAACCAGAACATTGGGCAAAAGCTTGGACATAGAAGGGCCTTGTTTGAGAAAAGGAAGCGTCTCAGCGACTATGCTTTGATCTTTGGGATGTTTGGGATCGTAGTTATGGTTATAGAGACTGAACTCTCATGGGGAGCCTATGGAAAG GAGTCATTGTATTCATTAGCTCTAAAATGCCTGATAAGCCTTTCTACAATCATTCTTCTTGGTCTGATTATCATATACCACGCAAGGGAGATTCAG TTATTCATGGTAGACAATGCAGCAGATGACTGGAGGATAGCCATGACCTACGAGCGCATCTTCTTCATCTGCCTGGAGATCCTGGTGTGCGCCATCCACCCCATCCCAGGGAACTACACCTTCACCTGGACAGCACGCCTGGCCTTCTCCTACACCCCGTCCAAGACGGACGCGGACGTGGACATCATCCTGTCCATCCCCATGTTCTTACGGCTGTATCTCATCGCCCGAGTCATGCTGCTCCACAGCAAGCTCTTCACAGACGCCTCGTCCCGCAGTATCGGGGCGCTCAACAAAATCAACTTCAACACACGCTTCGTAATGAAGACCCTGATGACCATCTGCCCTGGCACCGTGTTGCTGGTCTTTACCATCTCGTTGTGGATCATCGCTGCGTGGACCGTGAGGGCCTGCGAGAG ATACCATGACAACATGGACATAACCAGCAACTTCCTGGGAGCCATGTGGTTGATCTCAATCACTTTTCTAACCATTGGATATGGGGACATGGTCCCCAACACTTACTGTGGAAAAGGAGTCTGTCTCCTCACTGGTATTATG GGAGCTGGCTGCACAGCCTTGGTAGTGGCTGTGGTTGCAAAGAAACTGGAGTTAACCAAAGCTGAAAAACATGTTCATAATTTTATGATGGACACCCAGCTGACAAAAAGA GTGAAAAACACAGCTGCAAATGTACTCAGGGAGACGTGGCTCATCTACAAGAACACCAAACTGGTGAGGAAGATGGACCATGCCAGAGTCAGGAAGCACCAGAGGAAATTCCTCCAAGCCATTCATCA